A genomic stretch from Methylorubrum extorquens includes:
- a CDS encoding Putative formate/nitrate transporter (Evidence 3 : Putative function from multiple computational evidences; Product type t : transporter) has product MAYLAPSEFVTKMVDAGESKIFMATRDTVIRAYMAGAILALAAVFAVTITQQTGIPILGAALFPVGFCMLYLLGFDLLTGVFVLAPLALLDRRPGVTWGGVLRNWGLVFLGNFLGALTVAFMMAFVFTFGFTAPADKVGEFIAHVGERRTLGYAAHGVGGWFTIFMRGMLCNWMVSTGVVGAMISTTVSGKVIAMWMPIMVFFYMTFEHSVVNMFLFPFGLMMGGNFSIADYFFWNEIPTVLGNLVGGLAFTGLTLYTTHVRTAPKRTAVQGEARRLAA; this is encoded by the coding sequence ATGGCTTACCTCGCGCCCTCCGAATTCGTGACCAAGATGGTCGATGCCGGAGAATCCAAGATTTTCATGGCGACCCGCGACACCGTGATCCGCGCCTACATGGCGGGCGCGATCCTGGCGCTTGCCGCGGTCTTCGCCGTCACCATCACTCAGCAGACCGGGATCCCGATCCTCGGCGCTGCCCTGTTCCCGGTCGGGTTCTGCATGCTCTACCTGCTGGGCTTCGATCTTCTGACCGGCGTTTTCGTGCTGGCCCCGCTGGCGCTCCTCGATCGACGCCCGGGCGTGACTTGGGGCGGGGTGCTGCGCAACTGGGGTCTCGTCTTCCTCGGCAACTTCCTGGGGGCGCTCACGGTGGCCTTCATGATGGCCTTCGTCTTCACCTTCGGCTTCACCGCGCCGGCCGACAAAGTCGGCGAGTTCATCGCCCATGTCGGCGAGCGCCGCACCCTCGGCTATGCCGCCCACGGCGTTGGCGGCTGGTTCACGATCTTCATGCGCGGCATGCTGTGCAACTGGATGGTCTCGACCGGCGTCGTCGGCGCGATGATCTCGACCACGGTAAGCGGCAAGGTCATCGCCATGTGGATGCCCATCATGGTGTTCTTCTACATGACCTTCGAGCACTCGGTGGTGAACATGTTCCTGTTCCCCTTCGGCCTGATGATGGGCGGCAACTTCTCGATCGCGGATTACTTCTTCTGGAACGAGATCCCGACCGTGCTGGGCAACCTCGTCGGCGGCTTGGCCTTCACGGGGCTCACCCTCTACACCACCCACGTCCGCACCGCGCCGAAGCGCACGGCCGTGCAGGGCGAGGCGCGCCGCCTCGCCGCCTGA